From a region of the Colias croceus chromosome 30, ilColCroc2.1 genome:
- the LOC123704719 gene encoding zinc finger protein 808-like, which produces MEQGIDDYFRTVCSACLSSDRDIITINSTSYLYSIFRLLLCDNAGDRIDDTLCALEIALCWECHAILIKCAKFRKKVQSAQEHLRVLALSQSQESLDHTYMSQSLSTLECVVKRDYDRLYIDYTGQTESQWVQPYITISTPQTVKNEDFDLSLRDHISLAIDERMSQVPELDIKNPLTGEITHIVVGTDALVSTDFTNLVKGESPEFTMDTNTTQLIVTELNKRSENIITDNRFGYDVEYMLEGDMLACREELKKKISYVNAVYKCELCIIEFYLQQQVEEHFIAAHRARPNATPCKICYVYIDDDKLQEHTDTHYTRYICKLCSHTELSEKLVKLHVQTHLSKKTPGGVIPIGDSVKKRRKKKNNDEEKQPQPGDLRKLLSKTTIVGYKCLECDMFFKNSRARKNHVARFHREGLQCDHCKKRFVNKTTLATHLKLHEGPLPREKCPICSKLVRVVQLKYHIQRHKDSSKFECAECNKVFSHLATYQAHLKYARAHATEIVFKYPCPMCNKGYPTKEAMQDHFNYQHLGKTTHKCPICNKPIASKANVEKHIMRVHREKKEKPKNHICNQCGKGFSDRKALNQHAAIHSGERPLSCDICAQTFKQKASLYTHKKRVHKLLPPRKVVEFMEKPE; this is translated from the exons atggaGCAGGGGATTGACGATTATTTTAGAACCGTATGTAGCGCGTGTTTAAGTTCCGATCGggatataattacaataaattccACATCTTATCTTTATTCAATATTCCGACTATTATTATGTGACAACGCGGGAGATCGG ATTGACGACACGCTATGTGCGTTAGAAATAGCCCTGTGCTGGGAGTGCCACGCCATTCTTATAAAATGTGCAAAGTTCAGGAAGAAAGTGCAAAGTGCGCAAGAACACCTACGCGTGTTGGCTCTAAGTCAATCGCAAGAG AGTCTCGACCATACATACATGTCGCAATCTCTCTCGACACTTGAGTGTGTCGTAAAAAGGGACTATGATAGACTATACATCGACTACACTGGCCAAACCGAATCACAATGGGTCCAGCCGTATATAACTATTTCTACGCCGCAGACGGTTAAAAACGAGGACTTTGATTTAAGCCTCAGAGATCATATTAGTCTTGCTATTGATGAGAGAATGTCGCAAG TGCCTGAATTAGATATAAAGAATCCGCTGACAGGAGAAATAACGCACATAGTTGTTGGCACGGACGCGCTTGTGTCTACTGACTTTACGAATTTGGTCAAGGGCGAGTCGCCTGAATTCACTATGGA cacAAACACAACACAATTAATTGTCACAGAGTTGAATAAGCGatcggaaaatataattactgaTAATAGATTTGGATATGATGTGGAATATATGTTAGAAGGAGACATGTTAGCTTGTAg ggAAGAATTAAAGAAGAAAATCTCATATGTTAATGCTGTATATAAATGTGAATTGTGTataatagaattttatttgcaacaacaagTCGAGGAACATTTCATAGCCGCACATAGAGCG CGCCCCAACGCAACGCCTTGCAAGATATGCTACGTATATATTGACGATGATAAACTACAagaacatacagacacacaTTACACGAgatatatatgtaaattgtgtaGTCACACGGAGTTGAGTGAAAAGCTTGTCAAGTTGCATGTGCAAACGCACTTGAGCAAGAAAACTCCGGGCGGCGTGATTCCTATAGGCGATAGTGttaaaaag cgtagaaagaaaaaaaacaacgACGAGGAAAAACAACCGCAGCCGGGTGACTTACGAAAGTTATTATCAAAAACTACAATAGTTGGATATAAATGCTTAGAATGTGACATGTTTTTcaa aaatTCCCGTGCAAGAAAAAATCATGTTGCCCGATTTCACAGAGAGGGCTTACAGTGTGATCATTGTAAAAAGAGATTTGTCAATAAAACAACGCTGGCAACACATTTGAa ACTCCACGAAGGCCCCTTGCCCCGAGAGAAGTGTCCTATATGTTCAAAGCTGGTGCGAGTTGTCCAACTCAAGTACCACATACAGAGACACAAAGACAGCAGCAAG TTTGAGTGTGCCGAGTGTAACAAAGTGTTCTCACATCTGGCAACGTACCAAGCGCACTTGAAGTACGCCAGGGCACATGCCACGGAGATTGTGTTTAA atacCCCTGTCCTATGTGTAATAAAGGATATCCTACTAAAGAAGCAATGCAAGatcattttaattatcaaCATTTGGGGAAAACTACACACAAATGTCCCATTTGTAATAAG CCAATAGCTTCAAAGGCGAATGTTGAAAAACACATAATGAGGGTACATAGAGAGAAAAAGGAAAAACCGAAGAATCATATCTGCAATCAGTGCGGAAAAGGATTTtct gacAGAAAAGCCCTCAACCAACACGCAGCGATACATTCGGGCGAGAGACCGCTGTCATGTGATATTTGCGCACAGACATTCAAACAAAAGGCGTCTCTATATACACACAAGAAAAGGGTACACAAACTTTTGCCGCCAAGGAAAGTCGTCGAGTTTATGGAAAAGCCGGAATAA